One genomic window of Neisseria sp. oral taxon 014 str. F0314 includes the following:
- a CDS encoding FAD-dependent oxidoreductase, with amino-acid sequence MPTRRRFLSYTAALAVASSFSWLTYNRLNRKPPVSVNRVGLPVGHLLRDGKLLSPPSRGYECNTLILGGGAAGLGALWYLAKHGHRDVLLAEGFERNGNNAAYAASGGLQAPGGAHYLALPSKESAYVREMLADFGILQSDGRFRETDLVYAPESRLLYQDKWQEHLLPKEDADSKRFFDLIGRLKQAYGSDGKKIFAIPIALSSADETWRKLDKLTFKQWLTQEGYTSTELLWYLDYCCRDDYGQGIAQVSAFAGLHYFAARNSAETVLTWPEGLARLSENLRRHAGLQEGWQWSSENRIRLDKPASVNASAVKIKPLSDDRIEVWLRDNSSGETVALTARHVISAMPLMVAARIVENPAQYGLNIPEYAPWLVANFELHSFPKEKNNSETAWDNVIYGSQGLGYVVATNQLIRVARPERTIFTAYAALNHDTPQTVRRQLLDATDEELRDLAAKDLIAAYGEGFWQHVSHVDVTVRGHGMSVPKVGYLNDESLLKIRNRASGLLFAHSDLSGYSVFEEALYWGVEAAKKVLKSAKA; translated from the coding sequence ATGCCGACCCGCCGCCGCTTCCTCAGTTACACCGCCGCGCTTGCCGTCGCGTCCTCTTTTTCTTGGCTGACCTACAACCGCCTCAACCGCAAACCGCCGGTTTCCGTCAACCGCGTCGGGCTGCCGGTGGGGCATTTGTTGCGCGACGGGAAATTGCTCAGTCCGCCGAGCCGCGGTTACGAATGCAATACGCTGATACTCGGCGGCGGCGCGGCGGGGTTGGGGGCGTTGTGGTATTTGGCGAAACACGGTCATCGTGATGTATTGTTGGCGGAAGGGTTCGAGCGCAACGGCAACAATGCCGCCTACGCCGCTTCAGGTGGCCTGCAAGCGCCGGGCGGCGCGCATTATCTTGCGTTGCCGTCGAAAGAGAGCGCGTATGTGCGCGAGATGCTGGCGGATTTTGGTATTTTGCAATCGGACGGCAGGTTCAGGGAAACCGATTTGGTTTACGCGCCCGAGTCGCGCCTTTTGTATCAGGATAAATGGCAGGAACACCTGTTGCCGAAAGAAGATGCGGATTCCAAACGCTTTTTTGATTTAATCGGTCGTCTGAAACAGGCTTACGGCAGCGACGGCAAAAAGATTTTTGCCATTCCGATAGCTCTGTCATCGGCAGACGAAACGTGGCGCAAACTTGATAAGCTGACGTTCAAACAATGGCTTACGCAAGAGGGTTATACCTCGACCGAGCTTCTTTGGTATCTCGATTACTGTTGCCGCGACGATTACGGACAGGGTATAGCGCAAGTATCCGCTTTTGCCGGACTGCATTACTTCGCTGCCCGCAACAGCGCGGAAACTGTCCTCACTTGGCCCGAAGGTTTGGCGCGTCTTTCCGAAAACCTGCGCCGCCATGCCGGTTTGCAGGAAGGTTGGCAATGGTCGTCTGAAAACCGCATCCGCCTCGACAAACCCGCTTCCGTCAACGCATCCGCCGTCAAAATCAAACCCCTTTCAGACGACCGTATCGAAGTTTGGCTGCGCGACAATTCAAGCGGCGAAACCGTCGCCCTGACTGCGCGACACGTTATCTCCGCCATGCCGTTAATGGTCGCCGCCCGCATTGTCGAAAATCCCGCGCAATACGGGCTGAACATCCCCGAATACGCCCCGTGGTTGGTCGCCAATTTCGAACTGCACAGCTTCCCGAAAGAAAAAAACAACAGCGAAACGGCATGGGACAACGTCATCTACGGCAGCCAAGGGCTCGGCTACGTCGTTGCTACCAACCAGCTCATCCGCGTCGCCCGCCCCGAACGCACCATCTTCACCGCCTACGCCGCGCTTAACCACGACACCCCGCAAACCGTCCGCCGCCAACTGCTCGACGCTACCGACGAAGAACTGCGCGACTTGGCCGCCAAAGACTTGATCGCCGCCTACGGAGAGGGCTTCTGGCAACACGTTTCCCACGTCGATGTTACGGTGCGCGGACACGGCATGAGCGTGCCGAAAGTCGGTTATCTGAACGACGAATCTTTGTTAAAAATCAGAAATCGCGCGTCAGGATTGCTGTTTGCCCACAGCGATTTGAGCGGCTATTCGGTATTTGAGGAAGCCTTGTATTGGGGCGTGGAAGCGGCGAAGAAGGTGTTGAAATCGGCAAAAGCGTAA
- the speD gene encoding adenosylmethionine decarboxylase, with amino-acid sequence MTHIPGNHGLLDLYGCDEAILKDQGRLKTALKAAAQAAEATVLAERFHTFGGAGGITGVLLLAESHISIHTWPEHRFAAIDAFICGGMKLEKVKEVLCRELAAERSTWAVVERGGGIV; translated from the coding sequence ATGACCCATATCCCCGGTAATCATGGCCTTTTGGACTTATACGGCTGCGACGAAGCCATATTGAAAGACCAAGGCCGTCTGAAAACCGCCCTCAAAGCCGCCGCCCAAGCCGCAGAAGCTACCGTCCTCGCCGAACGTTTCCACACCTTCGGCGGCGCAGGCGGCATAACCGGCGTTTTACTGCTCGCCGAATCCCACATCAGCATCCACACTTGGCCGGAACACCGCTTCGCCGCCATAGACGCATTTATCTGCGGCGGCATGAAGTTGGAAAAAGTGAAGGAAGTGTTGTGCAGGGAATTGGCGGCGGAACGCAGCACTTGGGCAGTGGTAGAAAGAGGGGGCGGCATCGTTTAA
- a CDS encoding DUF4178 domain-containing protein, with the protein MSNTPFFKTDCPSCGAPVEAHSASAVTLVCGYCNSMLVQQDDGIVDSGRDSALLEDFSPLQIGTTGTFVTQRFTLVGRLQVQYDDGAWNEWYALFADGRTGWLSEAGDLYVMTMPVETDNPPRFEDIRAGFSELTFQNKRYVASDVRHISLKRAAAQGELPFVLNEDSQNKVADWRCEDLFITLDYSDETPETFFGRMVNLDDLKLENTRSEDEIKESAGRLKGSIASENCPSCGSSVHWVSGLTPHLNCTSCGSELAIGKDKAELITANAMRTAQQSLFTLPVGRQGRLKNREFYVMGAVRYAETDAQETFENLFNGLNRTLTPEGQWSEYLLYNPTQGFLWLVESDDGWNLSQTQNTWPRLDRNRQPQGCGKLYDYGGRVEVAAGAFYWRIRSGDLNYYSDYRDGQNRKLCAELNTHEMAWSKSVPVAYSEIAEAFNLSSRAPHYTVNMTEDAVDNKLRLLMIGILIIVNIPAFLMSGGDHLTIIITLFFAGYAIWVIGREKDEEED; encoded by the coding sequence ATGTCAAACACCCCCTTCTTTAAAACCGACTGCCCGAGCTGCGGCGCGCCTGTTGAAGCGCATTCCGCCTCCGCCGTTACGCTGGTGTGCGGCTACTGCAACAGCATGCTGGTGCAGCAGGATGACGGTATCGTCGATTCCGGCCGCGATTCCGCATTGCTGGAAGATTTCAGCCCGCTGCAAATCGGTACGACCGGCACATTCGTTACGCAACGCTTTACCCTGGTCGGACGGCTTCAGGTGCAATACGACGACGGCGCATGGAACGAATGGTACGCGCTGTTTGCCGACGGCAGGACGGGCTGGCTTTCGGAAGCAGGCGATTTGTATGTGATGACCATGCCCGTCGAAACCGACAACCCGCCGCGCTTTGAGGACATTCGGGCGGGATTTAGCGAACTGACTTTCCAAAACAAACGCTATGTCGCCTCAGACGTGCGCCACATCAGCCTGAAACGCGCTGCCGCGCAGGGTGAGCTGCCGTTTGTTTTGAACGAAGACAGTCAGAACAAAGTTGCCGACTGGCGTTGCGAAGACCTTTTCATCACGCTCGATTACAGCGATGAAACACCAGAAACCTTCTTCGGCCGCATGGTGAACTTGGATGATTTGAAGCTGGAAAACACCCGCAGCGAAGACGAAATCAAAGAAAGCGCAGGTCGTCTGAAAGGCAGCATCGCCTCTGAGAACTGCCCCAGCTGCGGCTCGTCCGTCCACTGGGTCAGCGGCCTCACCCCCCATCTCAACTGCACAAGCTGCGGCAGCGAATTGGCAATCGGCAAAGACAAAGCCGAACTCATTACCGCCAACGCCATGCGCACGGCGCAGCAAAGCCTGTTTACCTTGCCCGTCGGCAGACAAGGCCGTCTGAAAAACCGCGAATTTTACGTTATGGGTGCGGTCAGATACGCTGAAACAGACGCGCAGGAAACATTCGAAAACCTGTTCAACGGCCTCAACCGCACGCTCACGCCCGAAGGCCAATGGTCGGAATATCTGCTTTATAACCCGACGCAAGGGTTCTTGTGGCTGGTCGAATCCGATGACGGCTGGAACCTTTCCCAAACCCAAAACACATGGCCGCGTCTCGACCGCAACCGCCAACCGCAAGGCTGCGGCAAACTTTACGACTACGGCGGCAGGGTTGAAGTCGCTGCCGGCGCGTTCTACTGGCGCATCCGAAGCGGCGATTTAAACTATTACAGCGACTACCGCGACGGACAAAACCGCAAACTTTGTGCCGAATTGAACACTCACGAAATGGCATGGAGCAAAAGCGTACCGGTTGCTTACAGCGAAATTGCCGAGGCGTTTAATCTGAGCAGCCGCGCACCGCATTACACTGTAAACATGACCGAAGATGCCGTCGACAACAAATTGCGGCTGCTGATGATCGGCATCCTGATTATCGTCAACATACCGGCATTCCTGATGAGCGGCGGCGACCACTTAACCATCATCATAACCTTGTTCTTTGCAGGTTATGCTATATGGGTTATCGGGCGTGAAAAAGACGAAGAAGAGGATTAA
- a CDS encoding SPFH domain-containing protein: MFNFIKKQFIDVIQWPNPDDSLLMWRFPIADEEIQNGASLTVREAQMAMFVDEGVTADVFGPGRYTLNTQTLPLLTNLKNWDKLFESPFKSDVYFFNTKQQLARKWGTSQPVTVRDSEFGAVQLRSFGMYAYRISDPAKFFKEVSGVAAEYSGVELEAQLRNIAVTQLAAAFGSSGIPFLDMAANQVLLSQKIGELLGAEFAKLGLTLENFTVESITLPAAIQEALDKKISMGVIGDLGRYTQYQTAESIPLAAQNEGGLAGIGAGLGVGAGVGQAMAGAMAGMMQPAAQPAAQPAQNVQTTSEDPQTKLAKLKSLLDGGLIAQEDYDKAKTEVLKQLIG; encoded by the coding sequence ATGTTCAACTTTATCAAGAAACAGTTTATCGACGTCATCCAATGGCCGAATCCCGACGACAGCCTGCTGATGTGGCGTTTCCCGATTGCCGACGAGGAAATCCAAAACGGCGCGAGCCTGACCGTGCGCGAGGCGCAGATGGCGATGTTTGTCGATGAGGGCGTAACCGCCGACGTGTTCGGACCGGGACGTTACACGCTCAATACCCAAACGCTGCCGCTGCTGACCAACCTGAAAAACTGGGACAAGCTCTTTGAATCCCCGTTTAAATCCGATGTTTATTTTTTCAATACCAAACAACAGCTTGCTCGGAAATGGGGGACGTCGCAACCCGTTACCGTGCGCGATTCCGAGTTCGGCGCGGTGCAGTTGCGCTCGTTCGGCATGTACGCCTACCGCATCAGCGATCCGGCAAAATTCTTCAAAGAAGTCAGCGGTGTAGCGGCAGAATACAGCGGCGTCGAGTTGGAAGCCCAGTTGCGCAATATCGCCGTCACCCAACTCGCGGCGGCGTTCGGCAGCTCAGGCATTCCGTTTCTAGACATGGCGGCAAACCAAGTTTTGTTGTCGCAAAAAATCGGCGAATTGCTCGGCGCAGAATTTGCCAAACTCGGCTTGACGTTGGAAAACTTCACCGTCGAAAGCATCACTCTGCCTGCCGCCATCCAAGAAGCCTTGGATAAGAAAATTTCCATGGGCGTCATCGGCGACTTGGGACGCTACACCCAATACCAAACCGCCGAATCCATCCCGCTTGCCGCGCAAAACGAAGGCGGGCTTGCCGGAATCGGGGCAGGCTTGGGCGTAGGCGCAGGTGTCGGTCAGGCAATGGCTGGCGCGATGGCGGGCATGATGCAACCTGCGGCACAACCGGCAGCACAACCCGCCCAAAACGTTCAGACGACCTCTGAAGATCCGCAGACAAAATTGGCGAAACTCAAATCTCTGTTGGACGGCGGCTTGATTGCTCAAGAGGATTACGATAAAGCCAAAACAGAAGTGTTGAAACAGTTGATCGGCTGA
- a CDS encoding outer membrane beta-barrel protein: protein MQNTIRFCFAALSLSAAVGAQAARPLEFTVGTEYYNETYREYEGSERMMQQTGNLWSLTGGVKYRFNDRHAAKVEGRYSRGKSDYIGSVIDVDGNAYSYGSATLNGAPRRAYDIRALYEYTHPINDRFSVTAGAGLGHRVLRDLSSRADATDYDRKNQTTYAQINAGVNIALPANFEVSPRIAYNHALRGRQYSYHPGREATEMKQSGGRGVEIEVPVSKKFANESKISIAPFYRGWKVKKSDMAIVYLPQGVYGATEPKNYTHEAGVKVQYSF from the coding sequence ATGCAAAATACTATCCGCTTCTGCTTTGCCGCACTGTCACTGTCGGCCGCAGTAGGCGCACAGGCCGCCCGTCCCCTTGAATTTACCGTCGGTACGGAATATTACAATGAGACTTATCGGGAATATGAAGGAAGCGAACGCATGATGCAACAAACCGGAAACCTGTGGTCTCTCACCGGCGGCGTCAAATACCGCTTTAACGACCGCCATGCGGCAAAAGTAGAGGGCCGTTATTCACGCGGTAAGTCTGATTACATAGGAAGTGTAATAGATGTAGACGGTAACGCCTATAGTTATGGTTCTGCCACGCTCAATGGTGCTCCTCGTCGTGCATATGATATTCGGGCTTTATATGAATATACACATCCGATTAATGACCGCTTCAGCGTAACTGCCGGTGCAGGTTTGGGACACCGGGTTCTGAGAGATTTGAGCAGCCGTGCTGATGCAACTGATTACGATCGAAAAAACCAAACTACATATGCGCAGATTAACGCAGGTGTAAATATTGCTCTTCCTGCAAATTTTGAAGTTTCCCCCCGCATTGCTTACAATCATGCCCTGAGAGGCCGGCAATACTCTTACCATCCCGGTCGAGAAGCGACTGAAATGAAACAATCGGGAGGACGTGGCGTCGAAATCGAGGTACCTGTATCTAAAAAATTCGCCAACGAATCCAAAATAAGTATCGCTCCGTTTTACCGCGGCTGGAAAGTCAAAAAATCGGATATGGCAATTGTCTATCTGCCTCAGGGGGTGTATGGTGCAACCGAACCCAAAAACTATACCCACGAAGCAGGTGTGAAAGTCCAATACTCGTTCTAA
- a CDS encoding DUF350 domain-containing protein, with protein MSISLPQYLLYLQYMLAGVAMTAVFGAVYLRITPAEELRLIKNGNLACALSFGGALVGFCLTLASSIAHSVSFVDFILWGLAAAVIQILVYFVATMMIKGATEELIGNNVAVGALFGAVSVSIGILNAACLT; from the coding sequence GTGAGTATTTCCCTGCCCCAATACCTGCTTTACCTGCAATATATGCTTGCGGGGGTGGCGATGACTGCCGTTTTCGGCGCGGTGTATCTGCGAATTACGCCTGCGGAAGAATTGCGGCTGATTAAAAACGGCAACCTTGCCTGCGCCTTGTCATTTGGCGGCGCGCTGGTTGGATTTTGTTTGACGCTCGCATCCAGCATTGCCCACAGCGTCAGTTTCGTTGATTTTATCCTGTGGGGTCTCGCGGCGGCGGTGATTCAGATTTTGGTGTATTTTGTCGCCACGATGATGATTAAAGGCGCAACTGAAGAACTTATCGGCAACAACGTCGCCGTCGGCGCGCTGTTTGGCGCGGTGTCCGTATCTATCGGTATCTTGAATGCTGCTTGTCTGACCTGA
- a CDS encoding polyamine aminopropyltransferase translates to MQYRRQAFFQTASNPLPNTMTANRTLIISVFIVASCGLAYELIIAALASYLLGDSILQFSSVIGLYLFSMGIGAHLTRYIKDEDVLHRFIEIELLVGIIGGISALALFVAFGLSAAPFRTLLYAFVLIVGAVVGMEIPLVMRVLNRKGAEFKELVAKVLTFDYLGALAVSLLFPLLLAPKLGMARSALLFGILNAAVAYLTARVFKAELPRYRAIRLRALIVLSVLAAAFAYADRISFKAEQSYFGDPVVYQSHSPYQRLVVTRWKDDTRLYINGNLQFSSRDEARYHEALVLPAMQMVQNATRILILGGGDGLAAREVLKYPQVKHVTLVDLDPDMTATFKTSATLSALNQGSLSHPKMHVVNDDAAKWLEGSSEKFDVIIIDLPDPSNFSLGKLYSVPMYRLVARHLQPQGKIVVQSTSPYFAPNAYWSVVATLEAAGLSTAPYHVYVPSFGEWGFVLAGFDKQFPVPQKFDVPTRYLNAQTAAEMFRFPPDMARRKVKPNYLNNQILVSYFESDWRNAIR, encoded by the coding sequence TTGCAGTATCGGCGGCAAGCATTTTTTCAGACGGCCTCAAATCCACTCCCCAATACCATGACCGCCAACCGCACCCTCATCATCTCCGTCTTCATCGTCGCCAGTTGCGGCCTCGCCTACGAACTCATCATCGCCGCGCTGGCGAGCTATCTTTTGGGCGACAGCATTTTGCAGTTTTCTTCCGTCATCGGACTTTATCTTTTCTCGATGGGCATAGGCGCGCACCTGACCCGCTACATTAAAGACGAAGACGTGTTGCACCGCTTTATCGAAATCGAACTTTTGGTCGGCATCATCGGCGGCATTTCCGCGCTGGCATTATTCGTCGCCTTCGGTCTTTCCGCCGCCCCGTTCCGCACCCTGCTCTACGCCTTCGTGCTGATTGTCGGCGCGGTCGTCGGCATGGAAATCCCATTGGTGATGCGCGTGTTAAACCGCAAAGGCGCGGAGTTTAAAGAACTCGTTGCCAAAGTCCTGACCTTCGACTATTTGGGCGCACTCGCCGTTTCCTTGCTCTTCCCGCTTCTCCTCGCCCCCAAACTCGGCATGGCGCGTTCCGCCCTCTTGTTCGGCATCCTCAACGCCGCCGTCGCCTACCTGACCGCACGCGTCTTCAAAGCCGAACTGCCCCGCTACCGCGCCATCCGCCTGCGTGCGCTGATTGTCTTGTCCGTCCTCGCCGCCGCCTTCGCCTACGCCGACCGCATCTCCTTCAAGGCCGAACAAAGCTATTTCGGCGACCCCGTCGTCTATCAAAGCCACTCGCCCTACCAGCGGCTCGTCGTTACCCGCTGGAAAGATGACACCCGCCTCTACATCAACGGCAACCTGCAATTCTCCTCGCGCGACGAAGCCCGTTATCACGAAGCCCTCGTCCTGCCCGCCATGCAGATGGTTCAAAACGCCACCCGCATCCTCATCCTCGGCGGCGGCGACGGGCTGGCGGCGCGCGAAGTCTTGAAATACCCGCAGGTCAAACACGTTACCCTGGTCGATTTAGACCCCGACATGACCGCCACTTTTAAAACCTCCGCCACCTTAAGCGCGCTCAACCAAGGCTCGCTGTCCCATCCCAAAATGCACGTCGTCAACGACGATGCCGCCAAATGGCTGGAGGGGTCGTCTGAAAAATTCGACGTCATCATCATCGACCTGCCCGACCCGTCCAATTTCTCACTGGGCAAACTCTACTCCGTCCCCATGTACCGCCTCGTCGCCCGCCATCTTCAGCCGCAGGGCAAAATCGTCGTCCAATCCACTTCGCCCTACTTCGCCCCCAACGCCTACTGGTCGGTCGTCGCCACCCTCGAAGCCGCCGGTCTTTCCACCGCGCCTTATCACGTTTACGTCCCCTCCTTCGGCGAATGGGGATTTGTGTTGGCAGGCTTCGATAAGCAATTCCCCGTCCCGCAGAAATTCGACGTTCCCACCCGTTATCTCAACGCCCAAACCGCCGCCGAAATGTTCCGCTTCCCGCCCGACATGGCAAGGCGCAAGGTCAAGCCGAACTATTTGAACAACCAAATCCTTGTCAGCTATTTTGAAAGCGACTGGCGCAACGCAATACGCTGA
- the miaA gene encoding tRNA (adenosine(37)-N6)-dimethylallyltransferase MiaA gives MNAPKAFAILGPTAGGKTGLALDIAAKLPVEIISLDSALVYRDMDIGTAKPSAAERQAVPHHLIDIITPLETYSAADFVADCVRLVADIHRRGRLPLIVGGTMMYFQALSGGLNNLPEADPAVRAALQAEKNAHGLARLYRRLQAADPVTAARLKPNDSQRIERALEVFELTGKPLSRHFDEQQTTPPPLDLHTIALIPENRALLHARIAERFGQMLRQGFLDEMAALRRKYPALTAGHTSMRCVGYRQAWDYIEGGYGHETFVEKGTAATRQLAKRQLTWLRKIPLAQSLDPFTAQNYLQTASESVKRHFGI, from the coding sequence ATGAACGCACCCAAAGCCTTCGCCATCCTAGGCCCCACCGCCGGCGGCAAAACCGGCCTTGCGCTGGACATCGCCGCCAAACTGCCGGTGGAAATCATCAGCCTCGATTCCGCCCTGGTCTACCGCGACATGGACATAGGCACCGCCAAACCCAGCGCCGCCGAGCGTCAGGCCGTACCGCACCACCTCATCGACATCATCACCCCGCTGGAAACATACAGCGCTGCCGACTTTGTCGCCGACTGCGTCCGGCTGGTTGCCGACATCCACCGGCGCGGACGGCTGCCGCTTATCGTCGGCGGCACCATGATGTATTTCCAAGCCCTCAGCGGCGGCCTGAACAACCTGCCCGAAGCCGACCCTGCCGTGCGCGCCGCACTTCAGGCCGAAAAAAACGCACACGGACTGGCCCGTCTCTACCGCCGCCTGCAAGCCGCCGACCCCGTTACCGCCGCACGTCTGAAACCCAACGACAGCCAGCGCATCGAACGCGCGTTGGAAGTATTCGAACTGACCGGAAAACCCCTCAGCCGCCACTTCGACGAACAACAGACAACCCCGCCGCCGCTGGACTTGCACACCATCGCCCTGATCCCGGAAAACCGCGCCCTGCTTCACGCCCGAATCGCCGAACGCTTCGGACAAATGCTCCGGCAGGGCTTCCTCGACGAAATGGCCGCCCTGCGCCGCAAATACCCCGCCCTGACCGCCGGACACACCTCCATGCGCTGCGTCGGCTACCGTCAGGCGTGGGACTACATCGAAGGCGGATACGGCCACGAAACCTTCGTCGAAAAAGGCACCGCCGCCACCCGCCAGCTTGCCAAACGGCAGTTGACCTGGCTGAGGAAAATCCCGCTGGCACAAAGTCTCGATCCGTTCACCGCACAAAATTATCTTCAGACGGCATCCGAATCGGTCAAACGCCATTTCGGAATATAA
- the tadA gene encoding tRNA adenosine(34) deaminase TadA, translated as MLTTPPLTPGVLATLQDLGITTRQDLRQIGAIKTFLLLKAAGRTITRSTLWQLEALSHGIRPQDLSEAEKTALLKQLADHPPVAVFPRPSEMEIFMRIALEQAVQSAAAGEIPVGAAVVKNGSVIAAAHNTCIQSRDVSRHAEISALAQAGAVLGNYRLDGCDVYVTLEPCAMCASALIQARVARVIFGADEPKTGAAGSIIDLFAAHGINKHTAVTGGILKKECRTLLQQFFREKRRFQP; from the coding sequence ATGCTGACCACTCCGCCCCTCACTCCCGGCGTCCTCGCCACCTTACAAGACCTAGGCATAACCACCCGGCAAGACCTGCGGCAAATCGGAGCAATCAAAACCTTCCTGCTGCTTAAAGCCGCCGGACGCACCATCACACGCAGCACACTGTGGCAGCTCGAAGCCCTGTCACACGGCATCCGTCCGCAGGATTTAAGCGAAGCGGAAAAAACGGCCCTGCTGAAGCAACTCGCCGACCATCCGCCCGTAGCCGTATTTCCGAGGCCGTCTGAAATGGAAATTTTTATGCGGATTGCACTCGAACAGGCCGTGCAGTCCGCCGCCGCCGGAGAAATCCCCGTCGGCGCAGCCGTCGTCAAAAACGGTTCCGTCATCGCCGCCGCACACAACACCTGCATACAAAGCCGCGATGTCAGCCGCCATGCCGAAATCAGCGCACTGGCGCAGGCCGGAGCCGTACTGGGCAACTATCGCCTTGACGGTTGCGACGTATACGTTACGCTCGAACCATGCGCCATGTGTGCATCCGCCCTGATACAGGCGCGTGTTGCCCGCGTCATCTTCGGCGCGGACGAACCCAAAACCGGTGCGGCAGGCAGCATAATCGATTTATTTGCCGCCCACGGCATCAACAAACACACCGCCGTAACAGGCGGCATACTGAAAAAAGAATGCCGCACCCTGCTACAGCAGTTTTTCCGCGAAAAACGCCGATTTCAGCCCTAA
- the recA gene encoding recombinase RecA yields the protein MSDEKSKALAAALAQIEKNFGKGSIMKMDGSQQEENLDVISTGSLGVDLALGVGGLPRGRVVEIFGPESSGKTTLCLEAIAQCQKNGGICAFIDAEHAFDPIYARKLGVKVEELYLSQPDTGEQALEICDTLVRSGGVDMVVVDSVAALVPKAEIEGEMGDSHVGLQARLMSQALRKLTGHIKRTNTLVVFINQIRMKIGVMFGSPETTTGGNALKFYASVRLDIRRTGQIKKGDDVIGNETKVKVIKNKVAPPFRQAEFDILYGEGVSWEGELIDLGVKYDIVEKSGAWYSYNGAKIGQGKDNVRVWLKENPEIANEIDAKIRAAVGINVDITEGKLDDTDGERPEE from the coding sequence ATGTCAGACGAAAAAAGCAAAGCCCTAGCCGCCGCCCTTGCCCAAATCGAAAAAAACTTCGGCAAAGGCTCCATCATGAAAATGGACGGCAGCCAGCAAGAAGAAAACCTTGACGTCATCTCCACCGGCTCACTCGGCGTGGACCTGGCACTCGGTGTCGGCGGTCTGCCGCGCGGCCGCGTCGTGGAAATCTTCGGCCCAGAATCCTCCGGTAAAACCACGCTCTGTCTCGAAGCCATCGCCCAATGCCAGAAAAACGGCGGTATCTGCGCCTTTATCGACGCCGAACACGCCTTCGACCCGATTTACGCCCGCAAACTCGGCGTTAAAGTAGAAGAACTCTACCTCTCCCAACCCGACACCGGCGAACAGGCCCTGGAAATCTGCGATACGCTGGTACGTTCCGGCGGCGTGGACATGGTCGTTGTCGACTCCGTAGCCGCCCTCGTGCCCAAAGCCGAAATCGAAGGCGAAATGGGCGACAGCCACGTCGGCCTGCAAGCCCGCCTGATGAGCCAAGCCCTGCGCAAGCTCACCGGCCACATCAAACGCACTAACACACTGGTCGTCTTCATCAACCAAATCCGTATGAAAATCGGCGTGATGTTCGGCAGCCCCGAAACCACCACCGGCGGCAACGCCCTTAAATTCTACGCCTCCGTCCGACTCGACATCCGCCGCACCGGACAAATCAAAAAAGGCGACGACGTTATCGGCAACGAAACCAAAGTCAAAGTCATCAAAAACAAAGTCGCCCCTCCGTTCCGCCAAGCCGAATTCGATATCCTGTACGGTGAAGGCGTAAGCTGGGAAGGCGAACTGATCGACCTTGGCGTCAAATACGACATCGTTGAAAAATCAGGCGCATGGTACAGCTACAACGGCGCCAAAATCGGACAAGGTAAAGACAACGTCCGCGTATGGCTGAAAGAAAACCCCGAAATCGCCAACGAAATCGACGCCAAAATCCGTGCCGCCGTGGGCATCAACGTTGATATTACCGAAGGCAAACTGGACGACACCGACGGAGAACGTCCGGAAGAATAA